ACAAAGTGAAATAAACGCAATTGCAACATGGAATTTTTAGATGAAGCCATAGAAACATTTGTTGAAAAACACACCAAGCCGGAATCGGATGTGCTCGCCGATCTGAACCGGGAGACCTATGCGAAGGTGTTGATGCCCCGCATGCTGTCCGGGCATATTCAGGGAAAAGCGCTGGAGACGTTCAGTCACATGATACGCCCCAGACGAATTCTGGAGATCGGAACCTATACCGGTTATAGTGCAATTTGTCTTGCCTCCGGAATGACTGATGACGGCCTCCTTCATACCATAGATATCAACGAAGAACTGCAACCCATGGTGAATCAATATATCGCCAGAGCCGGCATGGAGAAGAAAATCAAAATGCACATCGGGCCGGCACTGGAAGTTATCTCCTGGCTGGATGAGGTATTCGACCTGGTTTTTATCGATGCCGACAAAGAAAATTATTCCGAATACTTCGATGCGGTTTTTGACAAGGTACGTCCCGGCGGTTTTATCATCGCCGATAATGTGCTGTGGAGTGGCAAAGTGTTGGACGATGTGAAGGATCAGGACGAAGAAACAAAGGCCCTGTCCGCTTACAATGAAAAGATCATGAAGGACGATCGGGTGGAC
This region of Flavobacteriales bacterium genomic DNA includes:
- a CDS encoding O-methyltransferase, which codes for MEFLDEAIETFVEKHTKPESDVLADLNRETYAKVLMPRMLSGHIQGKALETFSHMIRPRRILEIGTYTGYSAICLASGMTDDGLLHTIDINEELQPMVNQYIARAGMEKKIKMHIGPALEVISWLDEVFDLVFIDADKENYSEYFDAVFDKVRPGGFIIADNVLWSGKVLDDVKDQDEETKALSAYNEKIMKDDRVDNVLLPIRDGLMVARKLS